The following coding sequences lie in one Stegostoma tigrinum isolate sSteTig4 chromosome 31, sSteTig4.hap1, whole genome shotgun sequence genomic window:
- the LOC125466139 gene encoding C-C chemokine receptor type 7-like, producing the protein MADSDSGATNYPDTVFTGTFDYSDFPSLCDKSEVQSIVSTLQPCIYSLVFIVGLVGNSLVLGTYIYHNRMRAMTDMYLLNLAIADLLFLFTLPFLAASSQIGWIFGTFMCAFVQILYKMNVYSGFLFLMCVSVDRYFVIVRATVAHRFRYRRLRYNRVISFSVWLLSLFLSLQQMIYVKVELGPEVGCSVSYSENMNTWIRVATPILQSVLGFFLPLFVMIFCYSVIIKTLLQARNFEKHRAIKVILLVVLIFIVFQAPYNILSIINIMDTLRENGLPCAESKQRDVAEQVTSCLAYTRCCLNPILYVFVGAKFRSNVLKLLRHLGCMEQRHNASSTNRSTSGVNIDSSSTFTW; encoded by the coding sequence ATGGCAGATTCAGACTCTGGAGCCACCAACTATCCTGACACTGTTTTCACCGGAACCTTTGATTATTCAGACTTCCCTTCTCTGTGTGATAAGAGCGAAGTGCAGAGTATTGTCAGCACTTTGCAGCCGTGCATCTACTCCCTGGTGTTTATTGTGGGCCTGGTGGGGAATAGCCTGGTGCTTGGGACCTACATCTATCACAACAGAATGAGGGCAATGACTGATATGTACTTATTGAATCTAGCCATTGCTGATCTCCTGTTTCTCTTCACTTTGCCTTTTCTGGCTGCCAGTTCCCAAATTGGCTGGATCTTTGGAACATTCATGTGTGCGTTTGTGCAGATCTTATACAAAATGAACGTGTACAGTGGCTTTCTCTTCCTGATGTGTGTCAGTGTTGACCGTTACTTTGTCATTGTCCGAGCCACTGTTGCTCACAGATTCCGGTACAGGCGACTGCGATACAATCGCGTCATCAGTTTCAGTGTTTGGCTCCTTTCCTTGTTCCTCAGTCTTCAGCAGATGATTTATGTCAAAGTGGAACTAGGTCCTGAAGTTGGCTGCTCAGTCAGTTACTCTGAGAACATGAACACTTGGATCAGAGTGGCTACACCAATCCTGCAGAGTGTGCTGGGATTCTTTCTCCCATTGTTTGTCATGATTTTTTGTTATTCTGTTATAATTAAGACCTTACTGCAGGCTCGAAACTTTGAAAAGCACAGAGCAATCAAGGTGATTCTTCTGGTGGTGCTGATATTTATTGTTTTCCAAGCACCATACAACATCCTCAGTATTATCAACATTATGGACACACTGAGGGAAAACGGTCTTCCTTGTGCTGAGAGTAAACAGAGGGATGTTGCCGAGCAGGTGACCAGCTGCCTGGCCTATACCCGCTGCTGTCTCAACCCGATCCTGTATGTGTTTGTTGGAGCGAAATTCAGGAGTAATGTGTTGAAGCTGCTGAGACACCTGGGGTGTATGGAGCAGAGGCACAACGCCTCTTCAACCAACAGATCAACATCAGGCGTGAACATAGACAGCAGCAGCACCTTCACTTGGTAA